The following proteins are encoded in a genomic region of Haloarcula marina:
- a CDS encoding DNA-directed DNA polymerase II small subunit, whose product MPLSTPARIVGELASRGYNAERAAVTKLADAPDPETALDRALETLPEDALKLTADHVESVLERSKSRADARGRPRGERDADPASTVASDPSTSSGTDASPSTDVGGDVPPETTGSRSVDLSKRAIEVANDMTGHSTGTGEYQDFVTVFRDRYEKLASKLRGRVNHRPTDTIENMAGGSEAALIGMVSDIRSTASGHWLVELEDTNGTFPCLVMKDRPIADLVQQLLLDEVIAVDGTLADDAGILFVDSLYFPDVPRTHSPSTADRHVQAALISDVHVGSDEFMADAWHRFADWLHTPEAERVEYLLIAGDMVEGVGVYPEQDKELDIIDIYEQYEAFSEFLKEVPGDMEIRMIPGNHDAVRLAEPQPGFDEELRDIMTAHDAQVHSNPALVTVEGVTILMYHGVSLDEVIAELPDEEASYEEPHKAMYQLLKKRHVAPQYGGHTRLAPEDRDYLVMEEVPDVFHTGHVHKLGWGKYHNVLALNSGCWQAQTDFQKSVNIDPDSGFAPILDLDTLDMTVRKFA is encoded by the coding sequence GTGCCGCTTTCGACCCCGGCCCGTATCGTCGGTGAACTCGCCAGCCGCGGTTACAACGCCGAGCGCGCGGCGGTGACCAAACTGGCCGACGCGCCGGACCCCGAAACCGCGCTCGACCGTGCACTGGAAACGCTCCCCGAGGACGCGCTGAAGCTCACCGCGGACCACGTCGAGTCTGTCCTCGAACGGTCCAAATCGCGTGCCGACGCGAGGGGACGCCCACGCGGCGAGCGGGACGCTGACCCAGCGTCGACGGTCGCTTCCGACCCCTCTACTTCGAGTGGAACAGACGCCTCCCCATCGACAGACGTGGGTGGGGACGTTCCACCCGAAACGACGGGGTCTCGCTCCGTCGACCTCTCGAAACGCGCCATCGAAGTCGCCAACGACATGACCGGCCATTCGACGGGGACCGGCGAGTACCAGGACTTCGTGACGGTGTTTCGGGACCGCTACGAGAAACTCGCGAGCAAACTCCGCGGACGGGTGAACCACCGGCCGACCGACACCATCGAGAACATGGCTGGGGGCAGCGAGGCCGCGCTCATCGGCATGGTGTCGGACATCCGTTCGACCGCCAGCGGGCACTGGCTGGTCGAACTCGAAGACACGAACGGCACGTTCCCGTGTCTCGTGATGAAAGACCGGCCAATCGCCGATTTGGTCCAGCAACTCCTCTTGGACGAGGTCATCGCCGTCGACGGGACGCTGGCAGACGACGCGGGCATCCTGTTCGTCGACTCGCTGTACTTCCCCGACGTGCCCCGCACCCACTCGCCGTCGACGGCCGACCGCCACGTGCAGGCGGCGCTCATCTCGGACGTGCACGTCGGGAGCGACGAGTTCATGGCCGACGCCTGGCACCGCTTCGCCGACTGGCTTCACACCCCCGAGGCCGAACGCGTCGAGTACCTCCTCATCGCCGGGGACATGGTCGAGGGCGTCGGGGTGTACCCCGAACAGGACAAGGAACTCGACATCATCGACATCTACGAGCAGTACGAGGCGTTCTCGGAGTTCCTGAAGGAGGTGCCCGGCGACATGGAGATACGGATGATTCCGGGCAACCACGACGCCGTCCGCCTCGCGGAACCGCAACCGGGGTTCGACGAGGAGTTGCGCGACATCATGACGGCCCACGACGCGCAGGTCCACTCGAACCCGGCCCTGGTGACCGTCGAGGGCGTCACCATCCTCATGTACCACGGCGTCTCGCTGGACGAGGTCATCGCGGAACTCCCCGACGAGGAAGCCAGCTACGAGGAACCGCACAAGGCGATGTACCAGCTCCTGAAGAAACGCCACGTCGCCCCGCAGTACGGCGGCCACACCCGACTCGCCCCGGAGGACCGCGACTACCTCGTCATGGAGGAAGTCCCCGACGTGTTCCACACCGGCCACGTGCACAAACTCGGATGGGGGAAGTACCACAACGTCCTCGCGCTCAACTCCGGGTGTTGGCAGGCCCAGACCGACTTCCAGAAGTCCGTCAACATCGACCCCGACTCGGGATTCGCCCCGATTCTGGACTTGGACACGCTGGACATGACGGTCCGGAAGTTCGCCTGA
- a CDS encoding S26 family signal peptidase, with amino-acid sequence MDPDERDGDRSLPASGPQRRPPPWVYVLDVATSVLAVVVVGLLLFAVSGVWPPLVAVESPSMTPNVETGDLVFVMEAERFPGPDARHGVVTAEAGGGPGYVMFGRAGDVIVFRPDGDPGRTPVIHRAMLYVAADENWYDRADPDAVGDAGNCAALRNCPAPHAGFVTKGDFNGRYDQATTTSTVVRPSWVVGTAEYRVGGLGWLRLRTL; translated from the coding sequence ATGGACCCCGACGAGCGAGACGGCGACCGCTCCCTCCCGGCGTCGGGACCCCAGCGGAGGCCGCCGCCCTGGGTGTACGTTCTCGATGTCGCGACGAGCGTCCTCGCCGTCGTGGTCGTCGGCCTCTTGCTGTTCGCGGTCAGCGGCGTCTGGCCGCCGCTGGTCGCCGTCGAAAGTCCGAGCATGACGCCGAACGTCGAAACCGGGGACCTCGTGTTCGTCATGGAAGCCGAACGCTTCCCGGGGCCCGACGCGCGCCACGGCGTGGTGACGGCGGAAGCGGGCGGGGGCCCGGGGTACGTGATGTTCGGTCGGGCGGGTGACGTTATCGTGTTCCGGCCGGACGGCGACCCCGGACGGACGCCCGTCATCCACCGGGCGATGCTGTACGTCGCGGCCGACGAGAACTGGTACGACCGCGCCGACCCCGACGCCGTCGGGGACGCCGGAAACTGTGCGGCCTTGCGGAACTGCCCGGCCCCCCACGCGGGATTCGTCACGAAGGGGGACTTCAACGGTCGGTACGACCAAGCGACGACGACGAGCACCGTCGTCCGCCCGTCGTGGGTCGTCGGGACCGCCGAGTATCGAGTGGGTGGTCTCGGTTGGCTGCGGCTTCGGACGCTCTGA
- a CDS encoding S26 family signal peptidase, which produces MSGEDRPSASDERDDDSPDLLVYVTDIVGSAGAVLLVGLLLFTVSGVWPPLVAIESPSMDPHIEKGDLVFVMEEHRFPGPDAQYGVVTADDGDGYVRFEQPGDVIVYAPDGNTRATPIIHRAMLYVEADEDWYDRADPGAIGGADNCAQLTNCPAPHAGFITKGDSNGRYDQVGVSPISDPVKPSWVVGTAEWRVPFLGEIRLGYNQAATASVTENGTPVTNATQNATAAAR; this is translated from the coding sequence ATGTCCGGTGAGGACCGTCCGTCGGCGAGCGACGAGCGCGACGACGACAGCCCCGACTTGCTCGTGTACGTCACCGACATCGTCGGGAGCGCCGGTGCCGTCTTGCTCGTCGGTCTCCTGTTGTTCACGGTCAGCGGCGTCTGGCCGCCGCTCGTCGCCATCGAAAGCCCGAGCATGGACCCCCACATCGAGAAGGGCGACCTCGTGTTCGTCATGGAAGAGCACCGATTCCCGGGGCCGGATGCGCAGTACGGTGTCGTTACGGCCGACGACGGCGACGGGTACGTCCGCTTCGAACAACCCGGCGACGTCATCGTCTACGCGCCCGACGGGAACACTCGGGCGACGCCCATCATTCACCGGGCGATGCTGTACGTCGAGGCCGACGAGGACTGGTACGACCGCGCCGACCCAGGCGCCATCGGGGGCGCGGACAACTGCGCCCAACTCACGAACTGTCCGGCCCCGCACGCCGGGTTCATCACGAAAGGCGACAGCAACGGCCGCTACGACCAAGTGGGCGTCAGCCCCATCAGCGACCCCGTCAAGCCGTCGTGGGTCGTCGGCACGGCGGAGTGGCGCGTGCCCTTCCTCGGAGAGATTCGACTCGGGTACAATCAGGCCGCGACGGCGAGCGTGACAGAGAACGGGACGCCGGTAACCAACGCTACCCAGAACGCGACCGCCGCGGCGCGCTAA
- a CDS encoding Cdc6/Cdc18 family protein, with protein sequence MTDPSHDPNSTDDASTDRSTQHESTMPDLDDVVLDNLDAGSGDDSDEASRGLFDDLLEGEPIFENKEVLRPSYTPHKLPHREEQINNMATILVTALRGDTPSNILIYGKTGTGKTASAKFVSEELETTSQKYEVPCEVEYINCEVTDTQYRVLAQLANKFINKNVGVIDDRIDELEALESRVREDASELADTQFDSLAAVDEKIDSLAEDKKEFEEVPMTGWPTDRVYSSFFDAVDYHERVVVIMLDEIDKLVEKSGDDTLYNLSRMNSELENSRVSIMGISNDLKFTDFLDPRVKSSLGEEEIVFPPYDANQLRDILQARANVAFKGDALSDDVIPLCAAFAAQEHGDARRALDLLRTAGELAERDQTDQVEEDHVRQAQEKIELDRVVEVVRTLPTQSKIVLFAIILLEKNGVRNINTGEVFNIYKNLCEEIDADVLTQRRVTDLISELDMLGIVNAVVVSKGRYGRTKEISLSVPTDETEAVLLSDSRLGDIDDVQPFVQARFDN encoded by the coding sequence ATGACCGACCCAAGCCACGACCCGAATTCGACGGACGACGCGTCGACCGACCGGTCGACACAGCACGAGTCGACGATGCCAGACCTCGACGACGTCGTCCTCGACAACCTCGACGCCGGGAGTGGCGACGACTCCGACGAGGCGTCGCGCGGACTGTTCGACGACTTGCTCGAAGGCGAGCCGATATTCGAGAACAAGGAGGTGCTTCGCCCCTCCTACACGCCGCACAAACTCCCCCACCGCGAGGAGCAGATAAACAACATGGCGACCATCCTCGTCACGGCGCTCCGGGGCGATACGCCGTCGAACATCCTCATCTACGGGAAGACTGGGACGGGCAAGACTGCGAGCGCGAAGTTCGTCAGCGAGGAACTGGAAACCACCTCCCAGAAGTACGAGGTCCCGTGTGAAGTCGAGTACATCAACTGCGAAGTGACGGACACCCAGTATCGGGTCCTCGCCCAACTCGCGAACAAGTTCATCAACAAGAACGTCGGGGTCATCGACGACCGAATCGACGAACTGGAGGCGCTGGAGTCTCGCGTGCGCGAGGACGCCAGCGAACTGGCCGACACGCAGTTCGACAGTCTCGCGGCCGTCGACGAGAAAATCGACTCGCTCGCCGAGGACAAGAAGGAGTTCGAGGAAGTCCCGATGACCGGATGGCCGACCGACCGGGTGTACTCCTCGTTTTTCGACGCCGTCGACTACCACGAACGCGTCGTGGTCATCATGCTCGACGAAATCGACAAACTCGTCGAGAAGTCCGGCGACGACACGCTGTACAACCTCTCGCGGATGAACTCCGAACTGGAGAACTCCCGTGTCTCCATCATGGGCATCTCCAACGACCTGAAGTTCACCGACTTTCTGGACCCCCGCGTCAAGTCCAGTCTCGGCGAGGAGGAAATCGTCTTCCCGCCGTACGACGCCAACCAGTTGCGGGACATCCTCCAGGCCCGTGCCAACGTCGCGTTCAAGGGCGACGCGCTCTCGGACGACGTCATCCCGCTGTGTGCGGCCTTCGCCGCGCAGGAACACGGGGACGCCCGCCGGGCGCTCGACCTCCTCCGGACGGCGGGGGAACTCGCCGAACGCGACCAGACCGATCAAGTCGAAGAGGACCACGTCCGGCAGGCCCAAGAGAAGATAGAACTCGACCGGGTCGTCGAAGTCGTCCGGACGCTCCCGACCCAGTCGAAAATCGTCCTGTTCGCCATCATCCTCTTAGAGAAAAACGGCGTGCGAAACATCAACACCGGCGAGGTGTTCAACATCTACAAGAACCTCTGTGAGGAGATAGACGCCGACGTCCTGACCCAGCGCCGAGTGACGGACCTCATCTCCGAGTTGGACATGCTCGGTATCGTCAACGCCGTCGTCGTCTCGAAGGGCCGGTACGGCCGGACCAAGGAGATTTCGCTGTCTGTTCCGACCGACGAGACGGAGGCGGTGTTGCTCTCTGACTCTCGACTCGGCGACATCGACGACGTGCAACCGTTCGTGCAGGCGCGCTTCGACAACTGA
- a CDS encoding Era-like GTP-binding protein, producing the protein MGILTNLKDSISRAASTLFSEEDPKRIGIYGPPNAGKTTLANRIARDWTGDAVGPESHVPHETRRARRKEDVEIERDGKKVTIDIVDTPGVTTKVDYTEFLEHDMEKDDAVRRSREATEGVAEAMHWLREDVDGVIYVLDSATDPFTQVNTMLIGIIESQDLPVLILANKIDLEESSVQRIRNAYPQHETIPLSALEGDNMDEVYDKIAEYFG; encoded by the coding sequence ATGGGAATCTTAACAAACCTCAAAGATAGCATTTCGCGGGCAGCATCGACGCTGTTCTCCGAGGAAGACCCCAAGCGAATCGGCATCTACGGGCCGCCGAACGCGGGGAAGACGACGCTGGCCAATCGCATTGCACGCGACTGGACCGGCGACGCCGTCGGTCCGGAGAGCCACGTCCCACACGAGACGCGACGCGCGCGTCGCAAGGAGGACGTCGAGATAGAGCGAGACGGGAAGAAGGTGACCATCGACATCGTCGACACGCCGGGCGTGACGACGAAAGTCGACTACACCGAGTTCTTAGAGCACGACATGGAGAAAGACGACGCGGTCCGTCGCTCGCGGGAAGCCACGGAAGGGGTCGCGGAAGCGATGCACTGGCTTCGCGAGGACGTCGACGGCGTCATCTACGTGCTCGACTCGGCGACGGACCCCTTTACGCAGGTGAACACGATGCTCATCGGCATCATCGAGAGTCAGGACCTCCCGGTGCTGATTCTCGCCAACAAGATCGACTTAGAGGAGTCGTCGGTCCAGCGGATTCGTAACGCGTACCCACAACACGAGACCATCCCGCTCTCCGCGCTGGAGGGCGACAACATGGACGAGGTCTACGACAAAATCGCGGAGTACTTCGGGTGA
- a CDS encoding DUF2073 domain-containing protein, which yields MAEVKDPDDGVQIDLISGERMDGLASMEKIRIILDGVRDGNIVILEEGLSPDEESRLIEVTMTEISPDEFNGIEIETYPKSEAADASILDRIMGKESTKKLTVIGPANQIETLHKDETLISALVSRK from the coding sequence ATGGCAGAAGTGAAAGACCCCGACGACGGCGTGCAGATAGACCTCATCAGCGGCGAGCGGATGGACGGCCTCGCCTCGATGGAGAAGATACGCATCATCCTCGACGGGGTGCGCGACGGCAACATCGTCATCCTCGAAGAGGGCCTCTCGCCAGACGAGGAGTCCCGACTCATCGAGGTGACGATGACCGAAATCAGCCCCGACGAGTTCAACGGCATCGAGATTGAGACCTACCCCAAGTCCGAGGCCGCCGACGCGAGCATCCTCGACCGAATCATGGGGAAGGAGTCGACGAAGAAGCTCACGGTCATCGGCCCGGCCAACCAAATCGAGACGCTTCACAAGGACGAAACCCTCATCAGCGCGCTCGTTTCCCGGAAATAA
- a CDS encoding Zn-ribbon domain-containing protein — protein sequence MPHQCTNCGRAFDDGSKEMLSGCPDCGGNKFQFRPDGVDASTPPESDAEPPEPPEPPGGEGGVARTVGKTAATVRDIVGGGRDNPGIGAEGNGSTRNERDPGPAGTVDARAADTEDAAQASARADVVTPDELPDPQEQADADGEHRFESVGGKADAIESDTETTDRPDLSELREELNDQFESIKVLEPGQYELNLMELYDREEYIVALQEDGRYSIQVPETIRE from the coding sequence ATGCCCCACCAGTGTACGAACTGTGGCCGCGCGTTCGACGACGGGTCCAAGGAGATGCTCTCGGGATGCCCGGACTGTGGCGGCAACAAGTTCCAGTTCCGACCCGACGGCGTCGACGCGTCGACCCCGCCTGAGTCCGACGCGGAACCGCCAGAACCGCCCGAACCGCCGGGCGGCGAGGGCGGCGTCGCGCGCACCGTCGGCAAGACGGCGGCGACGGTACGGGACATCGTCGGGGGCGGCCGCGACAACCCCGGCATCGGCGCTGAGGGGAACGGTTCCACTCGAAACGAACGCGACCCCGGCCCTGCCGGTACCGTCGACGCGCGCGCGGCCGACACCGAAGACGCGGCCCAAGCCAGCGCCCGTGCGGACGTGGTCACGCCTGACGAACTCCCGGACCCACAGGAGCAGGCCGACGCCGACGGCGAGCACCGCTTCGAGTCCGTCGGAGGCAAAGCGGACGCAATCGAGTCCGACACCGAGACGACCGACCGGCCGGACCTGAGCGAACTCCGCGAGGAACTCAACGACCAGTTCGAGTCCATCAAGGTGCTCGAACCGGGGCAGTACGAACTAAACCTGATGGAACTGTACGACCGCGAGGAGTACATCGTCGCACTCCAAGAAGACGGCCGCTACTCCATTCAGGTCCCCGAGACGATTCGCGAGTAG
- the mdh gene encoding malate dehydrogenase: protein MTKVSVVGAAGTVGAAAGYNIALRDIADEVVFVDIPDKEEDTIGQAADTNHGIAYDSNTTVRQGGYEDTAGSDVVVITAGIPRQPGQTRIDLAGDNAPIMEDIQSSLDEHNDDYISLTTSNPVDLLNRHLYEAGDRSREQVIGFGGRLDSARFRYVLAERFDSPVQNVEATILGEHGDAQVPAFSKVRVDGTDPEFDADEREEILGDLQESAMDVIERKGATEWGPARGVAHMVEAIVRDTGEVLPASVKLEGEFGHEDTAFGVPVRLGSDGIEEIIEWDLDDYEQDLMADAAEKLSDQYAKIE from the coding sequence ATGACAAAGGTAAGCGTAGTCGGTGCGGCCGGAACGGTCGGCGCCGCTGCTGGGTACAACATCGCGCTTCGCGACATCGCCGACGAAGTCGTCTTCGTCGACATCCCCGATAAGGAAGAAGACACCATCGGCCAGGCCGCCGACACCAACCACGGTATCGCCTACGACTCCAACACGACGGTCCGACAGGGCGGCTACGAGGACACCGCTGGCTCCGACGTGGTCGTCATCACGGCCGGTATTCCGCGCCAACCGGGCCAGACGCGTATCGACCTCGCGGGCGACAACGCGCCCATCATGGAGGACATCCAGTCCTCGCTCGACGAGCACAACGACGACTACATCTCGCTGACCACCTCGAACCCCGTCGACCTGCTCAACCGCCACCTCTACGAGGCGGGCGACCGCTCGCGCGAACAGGTCATCGGCTTCGGCGGCCGCCTCGACTCCGCGCGCTTCCGCTACGTCCTCGCAGAGCGCTTCGACTCGCCCGTTCAGAACGTCGAAGCGACCATCCTCGGCGAACACGGCGACGCGCAGGTCCCCGCCTTCTCGAAGGTCCGCGTCGACGGCACCGACCCCGAGTTCGACGCCGACGAGCGCGAAGAGATTCTCGGCGACCTGCAGGAGTCGGCGATGGACGTCATCGAGCGCAAGGGCGCGACCGAGTGGGGTCCGGCCCGCGGCGTCGCTCACATGGTCGAAGCCATCGTCCGCGACACGGGCGAAGTCCTCCCGGCCTCCGTCAAACTCGAGGGCGAGTTCGGCCACGAGGACACCGCCTTCGGCGTCCCGGTCCGCCTCGGTTCCGACGGCATCGAGGAGATCATCGAGTGGGACCTGGACGACTACGAGCAGGACTTGATGGCCGACGCGGCGGAGAAACTCTCCGACCAGTACGCCAAAATCGAATAA
- a CDS encoding Sjogren's syndrome/scleroderma autoantigen 1 family protein, with amino-acid sequence MSDFDKEAEREKLRKKFEKEEQRRETTEQMSELLLKGATMTNAHCSDCGDPIFRYDGQEFCPTCQKPISRDQSEEDDADDAESGAESDGAEAGDGESGEHIEMANPSNDARIQFGGDEVDDGEAVDANAGDEAAEPAADTAADAEPAAGNDPAAADAARQPRQEVPSADPDRTPDERQGAARGGAAAPARTPADGDARRREETAGHDADQQSPDSDPRVSPRTAAGSNENVRTDRREAESLLAATARRFAERAAAAEDPREAREHLAAAREAAEALDAVSF; translated from the coding sequence ATGAGCGATTTCGATAAGGAAGCCGAACGCGAGAAGCTACGGAAGAAGTTCGAGAAAGAGGAACAGCGCCGCGAGACCACAGAGCAGATGAGCGAACTCCTGTTGAAGGGCGCGACCATGACCAACGCGCACTGCTCGGACTGTGGCGACCCCATCTTCCGCTACGACGGCCAGGAGTTCTGCCCCACCTGTCAGAAGCCGATTTCTCGCGACCAGTCCGAGGAAGACGACGCAGACGACGCCGAGTCGGGTGCCGAGAGCGACGGGGCGGAAGCGGGCGATGGCGAGTCCGGCGAGCACATCGAGATGGCGAATCCGAGTAACGACGCGCGCATCCAGTTCGGCGGTGACGAGGTGGACGACGGTGAGGCCGTCGACGCCAACGCGGGCGACGAGGCCGCTGAACCTGCCGCTGACACTGCCGCGGACGCCGAACCCGCCGCCGGAAACGACCCGGCGGCGGCCGACGCCGCCCGACAGCCACGACAGGAAGTCCCGTCGGCGGACCCCGACCGGACTCCAGACGAAAGGCAGGGCGCGGCGCGCGGTGGGGCGGCGGCACCGGCTCGAACACCCGCCGACGGTGACGCGCGGCGTCGTGAAGAGACGGCGGGACACGATGCGGACCAGCAGTCGCCGGATTCCGACCCCCGCGTTTCACCTCGAACCGCCGCCGGGTCGAACGAGAACGTGCGGACGGACCGTCGGGAAGCGGAGTCGTTGCTGGCGGCGACGGCACGGCGATTCGCGGAACGGGCGGCGGCGGCCGAAGACCCGCGTGAGGCGCGCGAACACCTCGCCGCCGCACGCGAAGCGGCAGAAGCGCTGGACGCCGTCTCCTTCTGA
- a CDS encoding DEAD/DEAH box helicase — MATTDAEGGDPLAHPLLVDGFLENRRYQVELADIAEGGHTLVCLPTGLGKTTVSLLVTARRLHDAGGKSLMLAPTKPLVQQHAEFYREALTVPDDEIVVFTGEVRPDDRADLWSDARIVMATPQVVENDLVGNRIDLSAVTHCTFDECHRATGDYAYNYIADRYHADADNPLVTGMSASPGDDEEAILEVCENLGLGDVAVMTEDDADVAEYTHDTSVDWKRIDLPEEVVEIRDAINEVVSDRLGKLKELGVTNKTSPDLSEREIQGMQAELRKLMNNDQSEGYKGMSFLAEIRKLRTAVTYVETQSVESVRRYFERLKEAARSSGASKADQRLVSEPKIRQAIRTAREYDDLHPKFRRTRMLLAETLGIENGERVIVFTESRDTAETLVDFLSNHFSTRKFVGQSDTDGSEGMTQTEQQDTLDRFRAGEFEVLVSTSVAEEGLDVPEVDLVLFYEPVPTAIRAIQRKGRTGRQAEGRVVVLLAEDTRDEAYFWKARNDQKRMKQELQNLKSVAGDLEAQLNQTGLGDYEDAGGGDSPEEGGDGSPAPAETGVDRDNGDGGTEADGQAGLDAFAGTDVAAEEDGHSVDELDGTVATARADDDGIEIVADQRELDSTIARDLSTREGVETRLETLAVGDYVLSDRVVVERKTVADFLDTLTGGDRSMFEQVGDATRHYARPVVVIEGEDLYGARNVHHKAINGALASLAVDFGASVLRTADEGETADLLEMVAQREQDAGDREVSVHGEKQSKTLAEQQEYVVSSVAEVGPVTARSLLDHFGTVEAVMTANHEDLLEVEGIGDVTAERIRDVVGGDYEP; from the coding sequence ATGGCGACCACCGACGCCGAGGGCGGCGACCCGCTCGCCCACCCCCTGTTGGTCGACGGTTTCTTGGAGAACCGTCGGTATCAGGTCGAACTCGCCGACATCGCCGAGGGGGGCCACACGCTCGTCTGTCTCCCCACCGGTCTCGGGAAGACCACCGTCTCGCTGCTGGTGACCGCCCGCCGCCTCCACGACGCGGGCGGGAAGTCCCTCATGCTCGCGCCGACGAAACCGCTCGTCCAGCAACACGCCGAGTTCTACCGGGAGGCCCTGACCGTCCCCGACGACGAGATAGTGGTGTTCACCGGCGAGGTGCGCCCCGACGACCGGGCCGACCTCTGGAGCGACGCCCGCATCGTCATGGCGACGCCCCAAGTCGTCGAGAACGACCTCGTGGGTAACCGCATCGACCTCTCGGCGGTGACTCACTGCACCTTCGACGAGTGTCACCGCGCGACCGGCGACTACGCTTACAACTACATCGCCGACCGCTACCACGCCGACGCCGACAACCCCCTCGTAACCGGGATGAGCGCCTCGCCCGGCGACGACGAGGAGGCCATCCTCGAAGTCTGTGAGAACCTCGGACTGGGCGATGTGGCGGTGATGACCGAAGACGACGCCGACGTGGCCGAGTACACCCACGACACCAGCGTCGACTGGAAGCGCATCGACCTCCCCGAGGAAGTCGTCGAGATACGCGACGCCATCAACGAAGTCGTCTCGGACCGCCTCGGGAAACTGAAGGAACTCGGCGTCACGAACAAGACGTCGCCGGACCTCTCCGAGCGGGAGATTCAGGGGATGCAGGCCGAACTTCGGAAGTTGATGAACAACGACCAGAGCGAGGGGTACAAGGGGATGAGTTTCCTCGCCGAGATTCGAAAGCTCCGGACCGCCGTCACCTACGTCGAGACCCAGAGCGTCGAATCCGTCCGACGGTACTTCGAGCGCCTGAAGGAGGCCGCCCGCTCCTCGGGCGCGTCGAAGGCCGACCAGCGCCTCGTCAGCGAACCGAAGATTCGGCAGGCGATACGGACCGCCCGCGAATACGACGACCTGCACCCGAAGTTCCGCCGGACCCGAATGCTGCTCGCCGAGACGCTCGGCATCGAGAACGGCGAGCGAGTCATCGTCTTCACCGAGTCGCGAGACACTGCCGAGACGCTGGTCGACTTTCTCTCGAACCACTTCTCGACCCGGAAGTTCGTCGGGCAGAGCGACACCGACGGCAGCGAGGGGATGACGCAGACCGAACAACAGGACACCTTAGACCGCTTCCGCGCCGGGGAGTTCGAGGTGCTCGTCTCCACCTCCGTCGCCGAGGAGGGACTGGACGTACCGGAGGTCGACCTGGTCCTCTTCTACGAACCCGTGCCGACGGCGATTCGCGCCATCCAGCGCAAGGGCCGGACCGGCCGACAGGCCGAGGGCCGCGTCGTCGTCCTCTTGGCCGAGGACACCCGCGACGAGGCGTACTTCTGGAAGGCCCGCAACGACCAGAAGCGGATGAAACAGGAGCTACAGAACTTAAAGAGCGTCGCCGGGGACCTCGAAGCCCAGTTGAATCAGACCGGCTTGGGCGACTACGAGGACGCCGGAGGTGGGGATTCGCCCGAGGAAGGCGGCGACGGGTCCCCCGCTCCGGCGGAAACTGGGGTCGACAGGGATAACGGCGACGGCGGAACCGAGGCCGACGGACAGGCCGGACTCGACGCCTTCGCCGGGACGGACGTGGCTGCCGAGGAAGACGGGCACAGTGTCGACGAACTGGACGGCACCGTCGCGACGGCCCGCGCCGACGACGACGGCATCGAAATCGTCGCCGACCAGCGCGAACTCGACTCGACCATCGCCCGGGACCTCTCGACGCGCGAGGGCGTCGAGACGCGACTGGAGACGCTGGCCGTCGGCGACTACGTCCTCTCGGACCGCGTGGTCGTCGAGCGCAAGACCGTCGCGGACTTCCTGGACACGCTGACCGGCGGCGACCGCTCGATGTTCGAGCAGGTGGGCGACGCCACCCGCCACTACGCGCGGCCCGTCGTCGTCATCGAGGGCGAGGACCTCTACGGCGCGCGGAACGTCCACCACAAGGCCATCAACGGCGCGCTGGCCTCGCTGGCCGTCGACTTCGGCGCGAGCGTATTGCGAACGGCCGACGAGGGGGAGACGGCCGACCTCCTCGAAATGGTCGCCCAGCGCGAACAGGACGCGGGCGACCGCGAGGTGAGCGTCCACGGCGAGAAGCAGTCGAAGACGCTGGCCGAACAGCAGGAGTACGTCGTCTCCTCGGTGGCGGAGGTCGGCCCCGTGACCGCTCGGAGTCTGCTCGACCACTTCGGGACCGTCGAGGCAGTGATGACCGCCAACCACGAGGACCTACTGGAGGTGGAGGGCATCGGCGACGTGACCGCCGAGCGCATCCGCGACGTGGTCGGCGGCGACTACGAACCGTAG